A region of Salinibacter sp. 10B DNA encodes the following proteins:
- the rpe gene encoding ribulose-phosphate 3-epimerase yields the protein MPILAPSILAADPGRYAACAREALEAGPEWLHLDVMDGHFVPNITFGPDVVRALAPVAREHDARVDVHLMIEEPQDYVDAFAEAGADLLTVHVETCPHLHRVAQQVWDAGCEFGVALNPATPPGHLESILPLADLVLVMSVNPGFGGQSFIPQSKGKIQHLRRQLNALGSNAHLQVDGGVHPGNAMDLLRAGADVLVAGSAIYGGDQSVAENVEAFRSALTLKV from the coding sequence ATGCCCATCCTCGCTCCGTCTATCCTCGCCGCCGATCCCGGCCGGTACGCCGCTTGTGCCCGCGAAGCCCTAGAGGCCGGCCCCGAATGGCTTCACCTCGACGTGATGGACGGCCACTTCGTCCCCAACATCACGTTCGGCCCCGACGTGGTTCGCGCCCTCGCACCGGTCGCTCGAGAGCACGATGCCCGGGTCGACGTGCATCTCATGATCGAGGAGCCACAGGACTACGTGGACGCCTTCGCGGAGGCGGGGGCCGACCTTCTCACCGTGCACGTAGAAACGTGCCCACACCTCCATCGCGTTGCCCAGCAGGTTTGGGACGCTGGGTGCGAGTTTGGGGTCGCCCTCAATCCCGCCACGCCGCCCGGCCACCTCGAAAGCATTCTCCCCCTGGCTGATCTTGTGCTCGTCATGTCCGTAAATCCCGGCTTCGGCGGGCAGTCGTTTATTCCGCAGTCCAAGGGCAAAATCCAACACCTGCGCCGACAACTCAACGCCCTCGGCTCCAATGCCCACCTCCAGGTGGATGGAGGGGTCCACCCCGGCAACGCCATGGACCTCCTGCGGGCGGGCGCCGACGTGCTGGTGGCCGGCAGTGCCATCTACGGAGGGGACCAATCCGTCGCCGAAAACGTCGAGGCCTTTCGGAGCGCACTTACCTTGAAGGTGTAA
- a CDS encoding efflux RND transporter periplasmic adaptor subunit has protein sequence MNWKRTLLLCLGILGVGGIITTLIFVTEPAAQRTGATRETAMLVDVTTVERDTVRPTVEAMGTVRPAQDVVMRPQVGGKIIRRSPSFTPGGYVEEGDTLLQIDPSDYRNTLQQRRSDLRQAEADLTLEMGRQDVAQQDYQQLGDTLSGANKDLVLRRPQLNSARSQVESAEAAVQQARLNLQRTTITAPFDAHIVSRNVNVGSQVGPGDELGRLVGLDTYWVEATVPVSKLRWLTVPGDGESGSPVRIRNRTAWEEGAVRTGEMFRVVGALEDQTRMARVLVEVPDPHAYESENADGPRLMIGSYVETQMQAETLENVVRLNRDYVRENETVWVMEDNALQIRDVRIVFRDAQYAYIESGLNDQDQVVTTNLSTVRDGAPLRLEGSEEQPVPEPAQ, from the coding sequence ATGAACTGGAAACGGACCCTTCTCCTCTGCCTCGGGATTCTGGGGGTGGGGGGCATCATTACGACACTGATCTTTGTTACCGAGCCCGCCGCGCAGCGTACGGGAGCGACACGGGAGACCGCTATGCTTGTGGATGTAACGACGGTGGAGCGCGATACGGTGCGGCCAACGGTAGAAGCAATGGGCACGGTGCGCCCGGCCCAGGACGTCGTGATGAGACCGCAAGTAGGAGGCAAGATTATTCGCCGATCGCCCTCCTTCACGCCCGGCGGCTACGTGGAAGAAGGGGATACCCTGCTTCAGATTGACCCATCGGACTATCGGAATACCCTTCAGCAGCGGCGGAGCGACCTGCGCCAGGCGGAGGCGGACCTCACCCTGGAGATGGGACGCCAGGACGTGGCCCAGCAGGACTACCAGCAGCTGGGCGACACGCTGAGTGGAGCGAACAAGGATCTCGTCCTCCGACGGCCTCAGCTCAACTCGGCGCGCTCGCAGGTGGAGTCGGCCGAGGCCGCCGTGCAGCAGGCCCGACTGAACCTCCAGCGCACGACCATAACCGCCCCGTTCGACGCCCACATCGTGAGCCGCAATGTGAACGTGGGCTCGCAGGTGGGGCCGGGCGACGAGCTGGGGCGCCTCGTGGGACTGGACACCTATTGGGTGGAGGCGACCGTGCCGGTATCGAAGCTCCGCTGGCTCACGGTGCCGGGCGATGGGGAGTCGGGATCGCCCGTTCGCATCCGCAACCGCACGGCGTGGGAGGAAGGGGCCGTTCGCACGGGCGAAATGTTTCGGGTCGTGGGGGCGCTCGAAGATCAGACGCGTATGGCGCGGGTCCTGGTGGAGGTGCCGGACCCGCACGCCTACGAGTCAGAGAATGCTGACGGGCCGCGTCTCATGATCGGGTCGTACGTGGAGACGCAGATGCAGGCCGAGACGTTGGAGAATGTGGTGCGTCTAAACCGCGATTACGTGCGCGAAAACGAAACGGTGTGGGTCATGGAGGACAACGCCCTTCAGATCCGAGACGTGCGTATTGTCTTCCGCGACGCACAGTATGCCTATATCGAAAGCGGCCTCAACGACCAGGATCAGGTCGTGACCACCAACCTGAGCACGGTGCGCGACGGCGCCCCGCTCCGCCTGGAGGGCTCCGAGGAGCAGCCGGTGCCCGAGCCCGCTCAGTAG
- a CDS encoding efflux transporter outer membrane subunit, with protein MIPGPSRIVLVLLFSLAITGLLGCAGAPETTTPVEAPADFSRSGAQSVPDRWWTTFENESLNALVDSATASNFSLRTAWERVQAARAVVDRESGALFPDLQAQGQVQATRSESDIEDGEEFSAGLSSAYELDLWGRIRSRVQAEQLRAQATAADYQAAALSLSAEVVQTWVQLAEARSQRRLVQQQIETNTTVLNLLENRFETGQIRSVDVLRQRQLLESTREQRAVVESRAEVLEHRLAVLLGRSPQEGVEAVPDSLPSLPPLPETGVPTDLVRRRPDVRSAFRRVQAADRDLAAAISDQYPRLTLSASASTAAESAQDLFQTWAYSFAGNLLAPIFRGGELRAEVDRTTAVKQQRLYEYGQTILTAFREVEDALIQEQKQREQIRRIEQQIQLAQQSYEQLRVQYLNGTGDYLDVLTALDEVQQLRRDRLSARLTLVQDRIALYRALAGGFDTERE; from the coding sequence ATGATTCCAGGCCCGTCCCGCATTGTACTTGTCTTGCTCTTTAGCCTGGCCATCACGGGCCTTCTGGGATGTGCGGGGGCGCCCGAGACGACCACGCCGGTGGAGGCCCCTGCAGACTTTTCGAGGTCCGGAGCCCAGAGCGTGCCGGATCGGTGGTGGACGACCTTCGAGAATGAGTCGCTCAACGCTCTGGTCGACAGTGCCACGGCGTCAAACTTTTCCTTGCGTACCGCGTGGGAGCGGGTGCAGGCGGCCCGGGCGGTGGTCGACCGCGAGTCGGGCGCCCTGTTTCCGGACCTGCAGGCTCAGGGACAGGTGCAGGCAACCCGGTCGGAGTCCGACATCGAAGACGGAGAGGAGTTTAGCGCCGGCCTCAGTTCGGCGTACGAATTGGACCTGTGGGGGCGCATTCGGTCGCGGGTACAGGCAGAGCAGCTGCGGGCCCAGGCCACGGCGGCAGATTATCAGGCCGCGGCCCTGTCGCTCTCCGCCGAGGTGGTCCAGACCTGGGTGCAGCTTGCGGAGGCACGGAGCCAGCGTCGGCTTGTGCAACAGCAGATCGAGACGAACACGACGGTTCTCAATCTGCTGGAGAACCGTTTCGAGACCGGGCAGATTCGGAGCGTCGATGTCCTACGCCAGCGCCAGTTGCTCGAGTCGACGCGCGAGCAGCGAGCGGTCGTCGAGTCGCGAGCGGAGGTGTTGGAGCACCGGCTGGCCGTACTGCTAGGACGTTCTCCGCAGGAGGGAGTGGAAGCAGTGCCCGACAGTTTGCCTTCTCTGCCTCCCCTTCCGGAAACGGGCGTGCCGACCGATCTAGTACGCCGACGTCCAGACGTGCGAAGTGCCTTCCGGCGCGTGCAGGCTGCGGACCGGGATCTTGCGGCCGCCATCAGCGACCAGTATCCGCGACTCACCCTTTCGGCCTCGGCCTCCACTGCCGCCGAAAGTGCACAGGACCTGTTTCAGACGTGGGCATACTCGTTCGCGGGCAACCTGCTTGCCCCGATCTTTCGGGGAGGAGAGCTGCGAGCGGAGGTGGACCGCACGACCGCAGTGAAGCAGCAGCGGCTCTATGAGTACGGACAGACGATCCTCACGGCGTTTCGAGAGGTGGAAGACGCCCTTATCCAAGAGCAAAAACAGCGGGAGCAGATCCGACGCATCGAGCAGCAGATCCAGCTGGCCCAGCAGTCCTACGAGCAGCTTCGGGTTCAGTACCTCAATGGCACTGGCGACTACCTTGATGTGCTTACGGCCCTCGACGAGGTGCAGCAGTTGCGCCGGGACCGCCTGTCCGCTCGGCTGACGCTCGTGCAGGATCGTATTGCGCTCTATCGGGCGCTGGCAGGGGGATTCGACACGGAGCGTGAGTAA
- a CDS encoding ABC transporter ATP-binding protein: MIEGTNLHKSFGEHTVLHDASFSVEGGTIAALIGSNGSGKTTTLHVLAGLVTPDAGSASVNGVDVTTAPTAAQEHLAFLPQDVRFHDALTPRQVLRFYAGLRSGQDEPSSSGRGAPSRRSAERLEALLEQVALTDAADKPTGDLSGGMRQRLGIAVMELADAPVLLLDEPALSLDPEWRTFLMSRLRAHADDGAAVLLATHLLDVWTPLVDRVLRCENGQIREETAPSSVPEDVPTASPS; this comes from the coding sequence ATGATTGAGGGCACGAATTTGCACAAGTCCTTTGGCGAGCACACCGTCCTGCACGACGCATCGTTTTCGGTCGAGGGAGGGACGATTGCCGCTCTCATCGGCTCGAATGGGTCAGGCAAGACGACGACGCTGCACGTCCTGGCGGGGCTAGTGACGCCGGATGCCGGGAGCGCGTCGGTGAATGGCGTCGACGTGACGACGGCCCCCACGGCTGCGCAGGAGCATCTTGCATTTTTGCCGCAGGACGTCCGCTTTCACGACGCACTCACGCCGCGACAGGTGCTTCGCTTTTACGCTGGCCTCCGCTCTGGACAGGACGAGCCCAGCTCGTCAGGCAGAGGGGCCCCCTCCAGACGAAGCGCCGAGCGCCTCGAGGCATTGTTGGAGCAGGTGGCCCTTACCGACGCGGCCGACAAGCCGACGGGCGACCTGTCCGGCGGCATGCGACAACGGTTGGGGATTGCCGTGATGGAGTTGGCCGACGCCCCGGTGTTGCTGCTCGACGAACCGGCCCTGAGTCTCGACCCCGAGTGGCGGACCTTCCTCATGAGCCGCCTCCGCGCCCACGCCGACGACGGGGCCGCGGTGCTCTTGGCCACTCACCTGCTTGACGTGTGGACGCCCCTCGTGGATCGCGTGCTCCGCTGCGAGAATGGGCAAATCCGAGAAGAGACCGCCCCGTCTTCTGTTCCCGAAGACGTACCAACAGCGTCTCCCTCGTGA
- a CDS encoding Crp/Fnr family transcriptional regulator → MSTSPRMALSRDQIEAAMADHDFFGGVSAEDRATLIELGCVQTVASGTIVFQHGDPHQGFYLVLDGTVHIYRLSPEGRMLVLHVMRPGESFAEVPLFEQQPNPTYPATAETLTDSTLLFFPADAFLSFIESNSRTALHMLAQMAKRLRKAVRQLDAVSLQDVQERLARHLVEQVPTVPDDPDTPPTLNLDIPKSVLAAELGTVPETLSRALRSLEEKDLIRSESSKIALTDVQGLRQLSHED, encoded by the coding sequence TTGTCTACTTCTCCGCGTATGGCCCTTTCCCGCGACCAGATCGAGGCCGCGATGGCCGACCACGATTTCTTTGGGGGCGTCTCTGCGGAGGATCGGGCAACCCTCATCGAGTTGGGGTGCGTGCAAACGGTAGCGTCGGGCACGATTGTGTTTCAGCATGGCGATCCGCATCAGGGATTTTATTTGGTGTTGGACGGTACCGTCCACATCTATCGGCTCAGCCCGGAGGGACGGATGTTGGTGCTGCATGTCATGCGACCCGGGGAGTCGTTTGCCGAGGTGCCCCTGTTTGAGCAGCAGCCGAACCCCACCTATCCGGCCACGGCCGAAACGCTGACCGACAGTACCCTCCTGTTCTTTCCTGCCGACGCCTTCCTGTCGTTTATCGAGTCGAACTCGCGCACGGCGCTGCACATGCTCGCCCAGATGGCCAAGCGCCTGCGCAAGGCTGTGCGCCAGCTCGACGCCGTGTCGCTGCAGGACGTACAGGAGCGCTTGGCGCGTCATCTTGTAGAGCAGGTGCCCACGGTCCCCGACGATCCCGACACGCCGCCTACCCTCAACCTCGACATTCCGAAGTCCGTGCTGGCCGCCGAACTGGGAACAGTCCCCGAAACGCTTTCCCGAGCGCTGCGGTCACTCGAAGAGAAGGACCTCATCCGAAGTGAGTCGTCGAAAATCGCCCTCACGGACGTGCAGGGACTGCGGCAGCTCAGTCATGAAGACTGA
- a CDS encoding NosD domain-containing protein, translated as MRLFLALTFGFLLGIGPVLAQPSLQDRIDAAAPGDTIIVDGGVHTGPFAIETPLVLMGQNRPHLQGQDSTHVVTITASDVTIQGVRITDSGKQLGQDHAGIMVKGHRATIRDNHLADVLHGIYVKGKDRAVITENRIEGPPTIPRRLTPEEARSYSDCSVSPEGGTCEVPLASPQRGNGIHLWNSVHSTITHNTVHHTRDGTYFSHSDHTYAAHNRIHDVRYGLHFMYSDDNAFEHNTFVDNASGSALMYSDGIDVRHNVFRNNRSQRGYGLLLQTMTNGRFVDNRLVQNGTGIYLENSTRNVFRKNVVAANYRGLRMTGSSMENRFGRNLIRGNLHTAAVAGMSETNEWEIDNVGNYWGPRGLLDLNSDGISEVPYRTVDLLGGRREEFAYVDLLAGSPGLTLLEEALRRVSSLDIPSIVDERPLVRPPVRLSGAAESTRAVGLAFVLAVGLIVLWRYSVIQHR; from the coding sequence ATGAGACTCTTTCTGGCACTTACGTTCGGATTCCTCCTCGGGATCGGCCCCGTGCTTGCTCAACCGTCGCTGCAAGATCGAATCGACGCGGCGGCCCCCGGCGACACGATTATTGTGGATGGGGGCGTGCACACCGGTCCGTTCGCGATTGAGACGCCGCTCGTGCTTATGGGGCAAAACCGGCCGCACCTGCAGGGGCAGGACTCGACGCACGTGGTTACGATCACCGCGAGCGACGTGACGATTCAGGGCGTCCGGATCACCGATTCAGGCAAGCAGCTCGGCCAGGACCACGCGGGCATTATGGTGAAGGGACATCGGGCCACGATCCGCGACAATCATTTGGCGGACGTGCTCCACGGCATCTACGTGAAGGGAAAAGATCGTGCCGTGATTACCGAAAATCGGATCGAAGGGCCGCCGACCATTCCGCGACGGCTCACACCCGAGGAGGCCCGGTCGTATTCCGACTGTTCGGTCTCGCCAGAGGGAGGGACCTGCGAAGTCCCGCTCGCGTCCCCCCAGCGGGGCAACGGCATTCACCTGTGGAATTCTGTTCACAGCACCATTACGCACAACACGGTTCACCACACGCGCGACGGCACGTACTTCTCGCACTCCGACCACACCTACGCCGCGCACAACCGCATTCACGACGTCCGCTACGGGCTGCACTTCATGTACTCGGACGACAACGCGTTCGAGCACAATACCTTCGTCGACAACGCCTCGGGGTCGGCGCTCATGTACTCCGACGGCATTGACGTACGGCACAATGTCTTCCGTAACAACCGCTCGCAGCGCGGCTACGGACTTCTGTTGCAGACGATGACGAACGGGCGCTTCGTGGACAACCGCCTGGTTCAAAACGGTACGGGCATTTATCTCGAAAACAGCACGCGCAATGTCTTTCGGAAAAACGTGGTGGCCGCAAATTATCGCGGCCTGCGAATGACAGGGAGCTCGATGGAAAACCGATTCGGGCGGAATCTCATTCGCGGCAATCTGCACACGGCCGCCGTAGCCGGCATGAGTGAAACGAACGAGTGGGAGATTGATAATGTCGGCAACTATTGGGGTCCTCGCGGCCTGCTGGACTTGAATTCCGACGGGATCAGCGAAGTCCCCTATCGTACGGTGGATCTGCTTGGGGGACGGCGCGAGGAGTTTGCCTACGTCGACCTGCTGGCCGGGAGTCCCGGCCTCACGTTGCTGGAGGAGGCCCTGCGCCGCGTTTCGTCGCTCGACATTCCCAGTATTGTCGACGAACGTCCCCTCGTGCGACCGCCGGTTCGTCTGTCGGGGGCAGCAGAAAGCACGCGCGCCGTCGGGCTCGCGTTCGTACTCGCAGTCGGCCTCATTGTATTGTGGAGGTATAGCGTTATTCAGCATCGTTAG
- a CDS encoding DUF2249 domain-containing protein — MSASAPNALDVRPLEPPRKSTTVLATFDRLDRGESFILVDDQDPMSMRSSLEEKHPGEAQWRYLRDGPYVWHVRIRRRAAGQ; from the coding sequence ATGTCCGCCTCTGCCCCCAATGCCCTCGACGTTCGGCCCCTGGAACCACCGCGCAAGTCCACGACGGTGCTCGCCACGTTCGACCGGCTCGATCGGGGGGAGTCCTTCATTCTCGTAGACGACCAGGACCCGATGTCGATGCGCTCGTCCCTGGAGGAGAAGCATCCGGGAGAGGCCCAGTGGAGGTATCTCCGAGACGGGCCGTACGTGTGGCACGTCCGCATTCGTCGACGGGCTGCCGGCCAGTAG
- a CDS encoding PAS domain S-box protein: MFIPTLLLVAAAYGGLIVLAIRRCTLPTARLAMGSVVLLSVGLVAYDGARTGGRITDYVGLIYLIGVAAVPYRPWQVLGLGLGLSVVIGGIGIPNPVVGTIGNGLSAIYSQLTFVGITAVLLTGISAVLYLRHWERIRSQEALAESRQRFRGVFEEAGLGIALTTETGTVIEANPALESMFGVEDGGLDGCHYAELSHPDDLEQERALYKALRRGETDQYQLEKRYIRDDDSVFWAHLTVSLRRGPNGPQIIGLIKDIDAEKKRKERLRLFRKALEQAHEAVVISEHEATAGVGAPILYANPAFTDMTGYEPEEVIGESPHLLRGPDTEPWVLQQLRRRIRQGRNFEGEAINYRKDGTPFVNRWSSAPVRDENGDITHWVSVQRDVTSKRRMDHRLLEVQDEERRRIDEEIHSEMGGLLATLQFAVSRARMATSGSPAEPLDRIVELVDDLSNITRSISRRLYPGELDDHGLMGALSSLVRLLDEQYGLTVEMESALDADERFPSLVEVTAYRVVHEALINVVQHAQTDTAYVHLCAHAQELHLRIIDNGQGFNPGRQREATYGLAGMRERVGRLNGELEIDAEPGEGTQIAVTLPLTVLPDT; encoded by the coding sequence ATGTTCATTCCTACCCTGCTCCTCGTTGCTGCTGCCTACGGAGGATTGATTGTCCTTGCGATCCGTCGGTGTACGCTTCCCACTGCCCGCCTGGCCATGGGGAGCGTCGTGCTACTCAGCGTAGGCCTCGTGGCATACGACGGCGCCCGCACAGGAGGGCGAATTACCGACTACGTCGGGTTGATCTACCTTATTGGGGTGGCGGCGGTCCCCTATCGACCGTGGCAGGTGCTGGGGCTCGGCCTCGGCCTGTCGGTCGTGATCGGCGGGATCGGAATTCCAAATCCCGTGGTCGGCACCATCGGCAATGGGCTTTCCGCCATCTACTCCCAACTCACGTTCGTCGGAATTACAGCGGTGCTCCTCACCGGGATAAGTGCAGTTCTGTATCTCCGTCACTGGGAGCGGATTCGTTCCCAGGAAGCGCTGGCAGAGAGTCGGCAGCGCTTTCGAGGCGTATTTGAGGAGGCCGGGCTCGGCATTGCGCTCACGACGGAAACCGGAACGGTGATTGAGGCGAATCCAGCCCTCGAATCGATGTTTGGGGTAGAGGATGGGGGGCTCGATGGATGCCACTACGCCGAGCTTTCGCATCCGGACGACCTGGAACAGGAACGCGCTCTGTACAAAGCGCTCCGTCGGGGCGAAACCGACCAGTATCAGCTCGAAAAGCGCTATATCCGCGATGACGACTCCGTCTTTTGGGCGCATCTGACCGTGTCCCTCCGACGGGGCCCGAACGGGCCGCAGATTATCGGCCTTATCAAAGATATTGACGCCGAGAAAAAGCGGAAGGAACGACTCCGACTCTTCCGGAAGGCGCTGGAGCAGGCTCACGAGGCCGTGGTCATTTCAGAGCACGAAGCTACTGCGGGCGTCGGGGCGCCTATTCTTTATGCCAATCCGGCGTTTACGGACATGACCGGATATGAGCCCGAAGAGGTCATTGGGGAATCGCCTCACCTTCTTCGGGGGCCGGATACGGAGCCCTGGGTACTCCAGCAGCTGCGGCGTCGAATAAGGCAGGGACGGAATTTTGAAGGAGAGGCCATCAACTACCGAAAAGACGGCACTCCGTTCGTCAACCGATGGAGCTCGGCGCCGGTGCGAGATGAGAACGGCGACATCACGCACTGGGTGTCCGTTCAACGAGACGTGACCAGCAAGCGACGGATGGACCATCGGCTCCTCGAAGTGCAGGATGAGGAGCGCCGTCGCATCGACGAGGAGATTCATTCGGAAATGGGCGGACTCCTGGCCACCCTGCAATTCGCGGTGAGCCGTGCTCGCATGGCGACCAGTGGATCCCCTGCTGAACCGCTCGACCGTATCGTGGAACTGGTGGACGATCTTTCAAACATTACCCGGAGCATTTCCCGGCGTCTCTACCCCGGGGAGCTCGACGATCATGGGCTGATGGGGGCATTGTCGTCACTGGTGCGCCTTCTGGACGAGCAATACGGTCTCACCGTAGAGATGGAGAGTGCCCTCGATGCGGACGAACGCTTTCCATCCCTCGTTGAAGTCACTGCGTATCGGGTGGTGCACGAGGCTTTGATCAATGTTGTGCAACATGCCCAGACCGACACGGCGTACGTCCACCTTTGTGCACATGCGCAAGAGCTTCATCTCCGCATCATCGACAACGGGCAGGGATTCAATCCGGGCCGGCAGAGAGAAGCCACGTATGGACTGGCGGGAATGCGCGAACGAGTGGGGCGGCTCAACGGCGAACTGGAGATTGATGCCGAGCCTGGAGAAGGAACCCAAATCGCAGTCACTCTTCCTCTCACGGTCCTTCCCGACACGTGA
- a CDS encoding ABC transporter permease subunit gives MPRSQLPASVYRSVLRREVTTTFHNRFVQIFAVIVIGGSIAVGALSGRPSALPFGLLLLFLYVVPLFGLLIGVSSAHEERDERAFLWSQPVPRSVYVLGKTATLVGALVLVLLAALGAAAVEGAPLGALALLWGLGGALVLVSVSAGLTVGQYTTGRARGLMMALTIWFGAFALYDAVALVLSGVDAVQNLPAFWVGLLLLNPVDAVRLTGLFGLENVPFSAPGEAAWMADLLAWLPAWTAVLTIAWTGGLLLLACRRLRRMDL, from the coding sequence ATGCCTCGATCCCAACTGCCAGCCTCAGTCTACCGGTCGGTTCTTCGCCGCGAGGTCACAACCACGTTCCACAACCGGTTCGTGCAGATTTTTGCTGTTATCGTGATTGGGGGCAGCATTGCCGTGGGGGCCCTCAGTGGGCGGCCGTCTGCTCTTCCGTTCGGTCTCCTGCTCCTGTTCCTCTACGTGGTGCCCCTCTTCGGTCTGCTCATTGGCGTCAGCTCAGCCCACGAGGAGCGCGACGAACGAGCGTTTCTCTGGAGCCAGCCGGTGCCGCGATCGGTCTACGTGCTGGGCAAAACGGCAACGCTGGTAGGGGCACTGGTCCTCGTGTTGCTCGCGGCCCTCGGGGCAGCGGCAGTGGAAGGGGCGCCCCTCGGGGCCTTAGCGTTGCTGTGGGGACTTGGGGGGGCGCTCGTGCTGGTGAGCGTAAGTGCGGGCCTGACGGTGGGGCAGTATACGACCGGACGGGCCCGCGGACTCATGATGGCCCTTACGATTTGGTTTGGGGCGTTTGCCCTCTATGACGCCGTGGCCCTGGTCCTCTCTGGGGTCGATGCTGTACAAAACCTTCCGGCCTTCTGGGTCGGCCTTCTGCTGCTGAATCCGGTTGATGCGGTGCGCCTTACCGGCCTCTTTGGGCTCGAAAATGTGCCGTTCTCGGCGCCGGGCGAGGCGGCCTGGATGGCCGACCTGCTGGCGTGGCTTCCGGCGTGGACGGCGGTGCTTACGATCGCCTGGACGGGGGGGCTGCTCCTGCTCGCATGCCGCCGCCTCCGGCGGATGGATCTATAA
- a CDS encoding SDR family oxidoreductase, with protein MVAQLDLKDLHDTVCVVTGANSGIGKETAKGLVRLGAHVVMVCRNEERGRDAQAEIQAVAQNAQPSQANATDLRIANLGVQDEVYRLGESLRADYDRVDVLINNAGVLLGSREETPDDIETTFAVNHLAPFLLTHLVLPLLKEAAGRVGEARVVTVSSEAHRGTSIDFDDLNAENSYGMVQAYGQSKLANILFTHELARRLRDTGVTANCVHPGVVATNLWQGSDWLSRLARLFTWLYKTPEEGAESVLYLAASRELEGVTGQYFKEMEAINPSPEAYDEKAAARLWRLSLKMTGLESSVEPEERGPGSP; from the coding sequence ATGGTGGCTCAACTGGACCTGAAGGATCTGCACGACACCGTTTGCGTCGTGACCGGTGCCAATTCCGGCATCGGCAAAGAGACCGCCAAGGGACTTGTGCGGCTCGGCGCACACGTGGTCATGGTCTGCCGCAATGAAGAGCGCGGCCGCGACGCTCAGGCCGAAATTCAGGCCGTGGCCCAAAACGCACAGCCCAGCCAGGCGAACGCGACCGACCTGCGCATCGCCAACCTCGGCGTGCAGGACGAGGTGTATCGCCTCGGGGAATCGCTGCGGGCGGACTATGATCGTGTCGACGTCCTCATCAACAATGCTGGAGTGTTGCTCGGCTCTCGTGAAGAGACGCCCGACGACATCGAGACGACCTTTGCGGTGAACCACCTCGCGCCGTTTTTGCTCACCCATCTTGTGTTGCCGCTGCTCAAGGAAGCGGCCGGCCGAGTCGGCGAGGCCCGTGTCGTCACGGTGAGCTCCGAAGCCCATCGGGGCACCAGCATCGACTTCGACGACCTGAATGCGGAAAACAGCTACGGGATGGTGCAGGCCTACGGCCAGTCGAAGCTCGCCAACATCCTGTTTACGCACGAGCTGGCCCGGCGCCTGCGCGACACTGGAGTCACGGCCAACTGTGTGCATCCGGGAGTGGTGGCCACCAATCTGTGGCAAGGCTCGGATTGGCTCTCCCGTCTGGCTCGGCTTTTCACCTGGCTCTACAAAACGCCCGAGGAAGGCGCCGAAAGCGTGCTCTATCTTGCCGCTTCCCGCGAGTTGGAGGGGGTGACGGGACAATACTTCAAGGAAATGGAGGCGATCAATCCGTCCCCGGAGGCCTACGACGAGAAGGCGGCCGCCCGCCTTTGGCGCTTGAGCTTGAAGATGACTGGCCTTGAGAGCTCGGTCGAGCCCGAGGAGCGCGGCCCCGGATCTCCGTAA